A genomic window from Aquitalea aquatilis includes:
- a CDS encoding LysE family translocator → MQLFLSMAAFALAASISPGPVNIVAFGCGVSHGFWPSLRHVSGATIGFTLLFLLTGLGLAGLLAGQPQASRFIQYAGVGFLLYLAWQLARTSGELGAQQRQPSFLYGALMQWLNPKAWLASLAGMGAFVSHGEAQLVWQFAAIYFVVCYLSIACWAWAGARLQGLLRHPPRMRLFNRLLALLLAGSALYLLLE, encoded by the coding sequence ATGCAGCTTTTCCTGTCAATGGCCGCCTTTGCCTTGGCGGCTTCCATTTCGCCCGGCCCGGTCAATATCGTGGCTTTCGGCTGTGGGGTCAGTCACGGCTTTTGGCCCAGTCTGCGCCATGTCAGCGGTGCCACCATCGGCTTTACCCTGCTCTTCTTGCTTACTGGTCTGGGACTGGCCGGCTTGCTGGCAGGCCAGCCACAGGCCAGCCGCTTCATTCAGTATGCCGGGGTGGGCTTTCTGCTTTACCTGGCCTGGCAACTCGCCCGCACCAGTGGCGAACTGGGTGCGCAGCAGCGGCAGCCCTCGTTTCTTTACGGCGCGCTGATGCAATGGCTGAACCCAAAGGCCTGGCTGGCTTCGCTGGCCGGCATGGGGGCGTTTGTCAGCCATGGCGAAGCACAGTTGGTGTGGCAGTTTGCCGCCATCTATTTTGTTGTCTGTTACCTGTCGATTGCCTGCTGGGCCTGGGCCGGTGCGCGCTTGCAAGGGCTGCTGCGCCATCCGCCACGCATGCGGCTGTTTAACCGCCTGCTGGCCCTGTTGCTGGCGGGCAGCGCGCTCTATTTGCTGCTGGAGTGA
- a CDS encoding helix-turn-helix transcriptional regulator, producing the protein MPRSVSPNPEVMPAAPLFWRDPQLPFLEIRSVPDGRQVCYARHSHEHFSIGAITGGSSTYLSLQDRYRVGRGSVVLMNPGDVHACNPIADQPWSYHMLYVDTPWLAGLQAELGLSANQDFHGFQLRLSEDPGLYRGLLQLVAACHAGAGGLLGRQETATAFFTDLQQPWPAERRTAAPIHPRLQLAADYINDHYADDISLQAICSASALSASYLIRAFRQRYHMTPHEYLLNRRIQRGKSLLRSGQPIAQVAQALGFADQAHFQRTFKRLVAATPGQYCRSVG; encoded by the coding sequence ATGCCCAGATCCGTCTCCCCCAACCCGGAAGTCATGCCCGCCGCGCCACTGTTCTGGCGCGATCCGCAGTTGCCATTTCTGGAAATCCGCAGCGTGCCGGATGGCAGGCAGGTGTGCTATGCCCGCCATTCGCACGAGCACTTTTCCATCGGAGCCATTACCGGCGGCAGCAGCACTTATCTGAGCCTGCAAGACCGTTACCGCGTGGGCCGTGGCAGCGTGGTGCTGATGAATCCGGGTGATGTCCACGCCTGCAATCCCATAGCCGACCAGCCCTGGTCTTATCACATGCTGTATGTCGATACGCCGTGGCTGGCCGGGCTGCAAGCCGAACTGGGGCTGAGTGCCAATCAGGATTTTCATGGTTTCCAGCTCAGGCTGAGCGAGGACCCCGGCTTGTATCGTGGCCTGCTGCAACTGGTGGCCGCCTGCCATGCTGGCGCGGGTGGTTTGCTGGGCCGGCAGGAAACGGCCACGGCCTTTTTTACCGATTTGCAGCAGCCATGGCCAGCCGAGCGCCGTACGGCTGCACCGATACACCCGCGGCTGCAACTGGCGGCCGACTACATCAACGACCACTACGCCGACGACATCAGCCTGCAGGCTATCTGCAGCGCCTCCGCCTTGTCCGCGTCCTACCTGATTCGCGCCTTTCGCCAGCGCTATCACATGACGCCGCACGAATACCTGCTCAACCGGCGCATCCAGCGCGGCAAAAGCCTGTTGCGCAGCGGCCAGCCGATTGCCCAGGTGGCGCAGGCTTTAGGTTTTGCCGACCAGGCGCATTTCCAGCGCACTTTCAAGCGGCTGGTGGCAGCCACGCCCGGTCAGTACTGCCGCAGCGTGGGCTGA